Proteins encoded in a region of the Elusimicrobiota bacterium genome:
- the bshA_2 gene encoding N-acetyl-alpha-D-glucosaminyl L-malate synthase has translation MIIQNFYPSIGGAEQQALEVASGLVAQGFYIVVLTRSQRILMSRERVRGVYVRRLFSPGWGGLRNISFAISSGVYLLWRWWECDVIHIHLASSHSLFPALLGRLFHKRVIIKLSGGIDIGELALSRKNIFGRIKLWLLHWARPAFIIVNEGQRQELINSGLADCPVQFIPNGLRLDWFLPLGVKERFAVRQKLDWTGLVFLFVGRFAQDKLRPDIFRNLMEAWKRFSNETKEVSFYLVGEGPLRSTFQALIEELGVAQTVKILNPQADVRGFYQAADVFVLPSITEGLSNAMLEAMACGLPLLGSRVSGIVDVVSDEKEGVLFDPLNTNDIYSSLTKISQNKTYREDMGKKARERASNFSLEKTIQKTIQLYENGIL, from the coding sequence ATGATCATCCAGAATTTTTACCCTTCTATTGGGGGGGCCGAACAACAGGCTCTTGAGGTGGCTTCAGGTCTGGTGGCTCAAGGTTTTTATATTGTGGTTTTGACCCGATCCCAAAGAATATTGATGTCCCGAGAAAGGGTCCGAGGCGTTTATGTGAGACGTCTGTTTTCACCCGGTTGGGGGGGGCTGCGCAATATATCTTTTGCCATATCTTCAGGGGTTTACTTGTTGTGGCGGTGGTGGGAATGTGATGTGATTCATATTCATTTGGCCTCGTCTCATTCACTTTTCCCGGCTCTATTGGGAAGGCTTTTTCATAAACGGGTGATTATTAAACTCAGCGGCGGCATCGATATCGGGGAATTGGCCTTGTCCCGAAAAAATATTTTTGGCCGGATAAAATTGTGGTTGCTTCATTGGGCCCGGCCCGCCTTTATTATTGTAAATGAAGGCCAACGTCAGGAGCTTATCAACAGCGGTCTTGCGGATTGTCCCGTTCAATTCATTCCCAATGGCTTACGGCTGGATTGGTTTCTTCCGTTGGGAGTGAAAGAAAGGTTTGCTGTTAGACAAAAATTAGATTGGACGGGATTGGTCTTTTTGTTTGTCGGCCGGTTTGCGCAGGATAAGTTGCGACCTGATATCTTTCGAAATTTAATGGAAGCGTGGAAAAGATTCTCGAATGAAACAAAGGAGGTTTCTTTCTATTTGGTGGGAGAAGGCCCTTTGCGTTCGACGTTTCAGGCCCTGATTGAAGAGCTGGGGGTGGCTCAAACTGTGAAAATTCTAAATCCTCAGGCCGATGTTCGAGGTTTCTATCAAGCCGCAGATGTTTTCGTGTTGCCCTCCATAACCGAGGGTTTGTCGAATGCGATGTTAGAGGCGATGGCCTGTGGATTGCCCCTGCTGGGATCGCGTGTTTCCGGAATTGTGGATGTTGTCAGTGATGAGAAAGAGGGGGTGTTGTTCGACCCTTTAAATACCAATGACATTTATTCATCGTTGACCAAGATCAGTCAAAACAAAACGTATAGGGAGGATATGGGGAAAAAAGCCCGGGAAAGGGCTTCAAACTTTTCTCTTGAGAAAACCATCCAAAAAACCATCCAGCTTTATGAAAATGGAATCCTTTAG